GAGCTTTAAAGGCGACAAGACTTTTTCTTGGATGAATTGAAAATTACCATAGCCCAGGACATTGTCCATGATCTTATTGATTAGAAGATAATTTGTATTGCAATACTCATAGTCTTCGTCAGGCTCAAAATTGGAAGGCTTGTCCATAATCAATGCCAGACTTTCTTCATAGCTTTGCGTAGGAGATGCCCAGAAATTTGGAGTATCCGTGAAATTCGGAATACCGCTTCTGTGCTGTATCATCATTCTCAAAGTGATTTTATCCGAATTTTCGATTCTTCCGACGAGCTCGGGCAAGTAGTCAGCGATTGTATGGTCGAGGGAAAGTTTACCATCATGCACCAATTTGGCAACGGCTACAGCGTCATACAACTTGCTGATGCTGGCAATCTTGAATAAAGCATGCGGGTTGGCAGGAGTTTTGGACTCTCGATTGTGCCAACCGGAAGCAAAGTATTTTGGCGGTTGGCCCGCTTGGTCCACATAGGCGATCATGCCGTCAAAACCATGGCCAATGGCTTGATTCAATTGCTCTTGAATGGTGTCGGGTAGGGGCAAGAGCCAAGCTTTTACCAAAAGCCATGGTACGAAAAACAGAGACACGACTGTAC
The Aureibacter tunicatorum DNA segment above includes these coding regions:
- a CDS encoding serine hydrolase domain-containing protein, whose product is MTKKKTKLIIRLSLLIGTVVSLFFVPWLLVKAWLLPLPDTIQEQLNQAIGHGFDGMIAYVDQAGQPPKYFASGWHNRESKTPANPHALFKIASISKLYDAVAVAKLVHDGKLSLDHTIADYLPELVGRIENSDKITLRMMIQHRSGIPNFTDTPNFWASPTQSYEESLALIMDKPSNFEPDEDYEYCNTNYLLINKIMDNVLGYGNFQFIQEKVLSPLKLKNTFSSLSEVNMDHVMSGYHVGHPFDLKADEHGMLASAEDVGAFLRALNDGSLFKPGEQEIYDSIYKYEHAGWVPGYQSFAKYHKDLDAVVIEFYSTTDPKLYNWNLSEIINGRIVKILEKQKASDNL